The following coding sequences lie in one Ignavibacteria bacterium genomic window:
- a CDS encoding ABC transporter permease — MVAFNLVSQKISPRFIEFIQFLFEVIHEFVISYKHRKASYLVVVRQIFFTGVQALWIVSLIAFVIGSTILLQGNSIISTFSQSKIFYTILVSMVVKELGALLTAIIVVARSGTAISTELGNMVVNKEIDALLSFGITPISYLVVPRIIGVVISVSFLTVYFIFTALFGVWFLSLFFTPINLSLFIQNIALEIRFLDVILLVIKTIVFGIIISTISCFQGLSVTLATTEVPQRTIKTVVRSFSWIVVFNILVTIVFYLLVE; from the coding sequence ATAGTGGCTTTCAATTTAGTATCACAAAAAATATCTCCGCGATTTATTGAGTTTATCCAATTTCTTTTTGAAGTAATTCATGAGTTTGTAATTTCGTACAAACATAGGAAAGCAAGCTATTTAGTTGTTGTAAGGCAGATATTTTTTACGGGCGTACAGGCACTCTGGATCGTTTCATTGATTGCATTCGTAATAGGGAGTACAATTTTGCTCCAAGGAAATTCGATCATTTCGACATTTAGTCAGAGTAAAATATTTTATACAATTCTTGTTAGTATGGTTGTGAAAGAGCTTGGTGCTTTGCTGACAGCAATTATTGTTGTGGCAAGATCAGGAACCGCCATCTCGACTGAACTCGGAAATATGGTCGTAAATAAAGAGATCGACGCACTCCTTTCATTTGGAATAACCCCAATTTCATATCTAGTTGTACCAAGGATTATTGGAGTTGTAATCTCTGTTAGCTTTTTGACGGTCTATTTTATTTTTACTGCATTGTTTGGAGTATGGTTCTTATCTCTCTTTTTCACACCGATAAATCTCTCCTTATTTATTCAAAACATTGCTCTTGAAATTAGGTTTTTGGATGTAATTCTATTGGTTATTAAAACAATAGTCTTTGGAATAATAATCTCGACCATTTCATGTTTTCAAGGATTGAGTGTAACTCTAGCAACAACGGAAGTTCCGCAAAGGACCATTAAAACAGTTGTCAGATCTTTTAGCTGGATAGTTGTTTTTAACATTTTAGTTACGATCGTATTTTATTTACTCGTCGAATGA
- a CDS encoding ATP-binding cassette domain-containing protein — protein MINLKNINLSSIDHKIIENLSIEFESKQLIGILSDDYEFIQYMFRMISGIIPPDDGGVYLNNVDIFNAPTNEIRNLRKQISYVFHSGGLISNLSLLENFILPLDYFYPDLSKVKKYEKIFSLMVEFGLEEKILNERPAVLTSSQKKLVLFVRAFLIEPSVIIYNNPFDFLNIRQKEFIEQKILSYQKEKSVTQIFYNPIDKSLYDSANICYVISDDKSIIQGSWKILIKEESPAIRNIIRNIAGEVI, from the coding sequence ATGATTAATCTTAAAAACATAAATTTAAGCTCCATTGATCATAAGATAATTGAAAATCTTTCAATTGAATTTGAAAGCAAACAGCTAATCGGAATTTTAAGTGATGATTATGAGTTCATCCAATACATGTTTAGAATGATCAGCGGTATAATTCCCCCAGATGATGGAGGGGTCTATCTAAACAATGTTGACATTTTTAACGCTCCAACTAATGAAATCCGGAATTTGAGAAAGCAGATTTCATATGTATTTCATTCGGGTGGATTGATATCGAATCTTTCATTGCTCGAGAATTTTATCCTCCCATTGGATTATTTTTATCCTGATTTAAGTAAAGTAAAAAAATATGAAAAAATATTTTCACTGATGGTTGAATTCGGCTTAGAAGAAAAAATATTGAACGAGAGGCCTGCTGTTTTAACATCATCTCAAAAAAAGCTTGTATTGTTTGTTCGTGCTTTTTTAATAGAGCCGTCTGTTATTATTTATAATAATCCCTTCGATTTTTTAAATATTCGGCAGAAAGAGTTCATAGAACAGAAAATCCTGAGCTATCAGAAAGAAAAATCAGTCACTCAAATATTTTATAATCCTATTGATAAATCACTGTACGATTCGGCAAATATTTGTTATGTTATCAGTGATGACAAATCAATTATTCAAGGCAGCTGGAAGATTTTGATAAAAGAGGAGTCGCCCGCGATAAGAAATATTATAAGAAACATTGCAGGTGAGGTGATATGA